DNA sequence from the Flavobacteriales bacterium genome:
ATGGCTTATGCTTGGCAAAACATTCACAACAAAAATACCTTAATGCTTTTATTTGCTTTACAATGGATATTAAATGTTAGCTGGAATCCCTTGTTTTTTAAATATCATCAAGTTGTTATTGGGTTATTAGTCATTGTTTCACTTACCTTGTTGGTTGGATATTTGTTTTTCGCTTATTTTCATCAACTTAAAATCAAATCTTTATTATTACTCCCCTATGTGGTTTGGATGTTGATTGCTACTTCGTTAAATACATATATTTTCTTTAAA
Encoded proteins:
- a CDS encoding tryptophan-rich sensory protein, producing MTIKIIIFLFINFAALGLGGLFTSGAVSGDWYQNLNKAPWTPPGWVFGTAWTSIMICFAIYMAYAWQNIHNKNTLMLLFALQWILNVSWNPLFFKYHQVVIGLLVIVSLTLLVGYLFFAYFHQLKIKSLLLLPYVVWMLIATSLNTYIFFKN